Within Metabacillus sp. KUDC1714, the genomic segment TCTAACAGAAGCATCGGGTAAATATAATGAATTTAATAATTCAGAATTTTTTATGAGGTGAAGAAATGACTGGGGATAAGAATATAAATAAGATTGAATTTGCTAAAAATAAAGATGCTGTGGATCCTTTAGCTCAATACAGAAATGAATTTTATATCGGTGATAAAATTTACTTAGATGGGAATTCACTTGGCCTATTATCAAAGCGAGCAGAACAATCTTTAATGAAAGTTTTTCATTCATGGAAGGAATATGGAATTGATGGATGGATGAAAGGAGATTATCCTTGGTTTGATCTATCACAACAGTTAGGAAAGCAGTTAGCACCATTGGTTGGAGCATATGAAAGCGAGGTAATCGTAACAGGTTCAACAACAGTTAACATCCATCAGCTCATTTCTACATTCTATAAACCTACTACCTCCCGCAACAAAATATTAGCGGATGATGCAACATTTCCATCCGATATTTACGCATTAAAAAGCCAAATTCAACTCAAGAGCTATCATCCAAAAGATGCACTCATTCAGGTGAAAAGCAAAGATGGAATTCTATATGAAGATGAAATTATCGAACATATGACAGATGATATTTCGTTGATCTTTTTACCAAGTGTGCTTTATCGCAGTGGTCAAATTTTAGATATAGAACGCTTGACACAGGAAGCACATAAACGTGGTATTCAAATTGGCTTTGATTTATGCCATTCAATAGGTGCAGTGCCTCATGACTTACATAAATGGGATGTAGACTTTGCAGTATGGTGCAATTATAAGCATATTAATGGAGGACCTGGCGCTGTTGCTGGTTTGTATGTAAACCAAAAATACTTTGGGAAAACACCTGGTATTGCAGGTTGGTTTAGTTCAAGGAAAGAAATACAGTTTGATATGAATCACAACCTTGAAGCAGCTGTTGATGCTGGTGCATATGAGATTGGAACGCCACATGTTTTAAGTATGGCTCCATTAATAGGGGCTTTAGAAATCTTCAATGAAGTTGGAATCAACAACATTCGTAAGAAATCACTTGAATTGACGAATTACTTTATTGAATTAATCGAACTTGAATTAAGTCAATACAAATTTAAGATTGTAAGTCCAATTGAAGAAGAAAAACGAGGTGCCCATATTTTACTAGAACACGAGCAATCAGCTAGTATTTGTAAAGCATTGAAAAGTCATGGAATTATACCAGATTTTAGAGCTCCTAATTTTATTAGACTAGGACCTGTTGCTCTATATAATTCTTTTTACGATATATGGAAAACGGTTAATGTGTTAAAGAAGATTATGGAAGAGGAGCAGTACAAAAATTTTGATAATACAAGAGAAATTATTGCGTAATGAGGTGAAAGGATGACTTCTGAAAAATGGATTGATATTTCTCAGCCACTTAGGGAAGATATAGCTCATTGGCCAGGCGACACGCCTTTTTCATACGAGGTTGTTTTTCGTAAAAGTGAAACGGGATCAGTTAATATTGGGAAAATGGTAACGAGTTTACATACTGGTACACATATTGATGCACCTTTTCACTTTTTGGAAAATGGAACACGTGTAACAGATTTAGACATTAATATTTTTATTGGTCCATGTCTAGTTATTGATGTTTCTCAACATGAACTGATCGATGTTGAGGTATTAAAAAAGTTTGAAATAAAAGGATCAAAACGAATATTGTTAAGAACGTCAGCAAGAAGGGATTTAACTGTGTTTCCCAAAAAAATTCCACTTCTTACTCTAGAAGCAATTGATTATTTAAAAAATCAGGACATTACATTAATTGGAATTGATTTACCTTCCGTCGATCAAATTGACAGTAAGGAACTACCAATCCATCATCGCATCTATAAACATGGGATATATATCCTTGAAAATGTTTTGCTTGATCATATTAAACCAGGTAAGTACGAGTTATCTGCCCTACCTCTTCCAATTGAATATGCGGACGGAAGCCTAGTTAGAGCAGCTGTTAGACCATTATCGAACAAGAATGGAGTGGGAGTAT encodes:
- the kynU gene encoding kynureninase; this translates as MTGDKNINKIEFAKNKDAVDPLAQYRNEFYIGDKIYLDGNSLGLLSKRAEQSLMKVFHSWKEYGIDGWMKGDYPWFDLSQQLGKQLAPLVGAYESEVIVTGSTTVNIHQLISTFYKPTTSRNKILADDATFPSDIYALKSQIQLKSYHPKDALIQVKSKDGILYEDEIIEHMTDDISLIFLPSVLYRSGQILDIERLTQEAHKRGIQIGFDLCHSIGAVPHDLHKWDVDFAVWCNYKHINGGPGAVAGLYVNQKYFGKTPGIAGWFSSRKEIQFDMNHNLEAAVDAGAYEIGTPHVLSMAPLIGALEIFNEVGINNIRKKSLELTNYFIELIELELSQYKFKIVSPIEEEKRGAHILLEHEQSASICKALKSHGIIPDFRAPNFIRLGPVALYNSFYDIWKTVNVLKKIMEEEQYKNFDNTREIIA
- the kynB gene encoding arylformamidase — protein: MTSEKWIDISQPLREDIAHWPGDTPFSYEVVFRKSETGSVNIGKMVTSLHTGTHIDAPFHFLENGTRVTDLDINIFIGPCLVIDVSQHELIDVEVLKKFEIKGSKRILLRTSARRDLTVFPKKIPLLTLEAIDYLKNQDITLIGIDLPSVDQIDSKELPIHHRIYKHGIYILENVLLDHIKPGKYELSALPLPIEYADGSLVRAAVRPLSNKNGVGV